In the Chroococcidiopsis sp. SAG 2025 genome, one interval contains:
- a CDS encoding pentapeptide repeat-containing protein: MRGFRYFLGIAIALLVFVTLPLPAQAASSAAIRAYDDVQVQTKDYSGQNLVRAEFNNTKLAEANFSSADLRGAVFNSAVLRKANLHGVDFSYGIAYLSDLSAVDLSDAILTSAMMLRSNFKGAKVTGADFSEAVLDREQVVQLCEYASGVNPITGVDTRESLGCS; this comes from the coding sequence ATGCGTGGATTTCGGTATTTTCTGGGAATAGCGATCGCCTTACTTGTCTTTGTCACCTTGCCTTTACCTGCTCAAGCTGCTAGTTCCGCAGCCATCCGAGCCTACGATGACGTGCAAGTTCAGACTAAAGATTATTCCGGTCAAAATTTAGTAAGAGCAGAGTTTAATAATACCAAACTTGCAGAGGCTAATTTTAGCAGCGCTGACTTGCGAGGGGCGGTTTTTAATAGTGCGGTTTTGCGTAAAGCTAACTTGCACGGCGTTGACTTCAGCTATGGTATTGCCTATCTCAGCGATTTATCAGCGGTAGATCTAAGCGATGCGATTTTGACATCAGCCATGATGTTGCGATCGAATTTTAAGGGAGCAAAAGTGACGGGTGCAGATTTTAGCGAAGCCGTGCTGGATCGAGAACAAGTCGTGCAGTTGTGCGAGTATGCTAGTGGGGTTAATCCCATCACCGGAGTTGATACCCGTGAATCTCTAGGGTGTTCCTAA
- the queF gene encoding preQ(1) synthase — translation MSVEEIKYGERQIAEGKLITFPNPRIGRRYEIHITLPEFTCKCPFSGYPDFATINITYVPDERVVELKAIKLYINSYRDRYISHEESVNQILDDFVAACDPLEAHIKGDFAPRGNVHTVVEVHHHQTPEAF, via the coding sequence ATGTCAGTAGAGGAAATCAAGTACGGCGAACGCCAGATTGCCGAGGGAAAGCTTATTACATTTCCCAACCCACGGATCGGACGACGGTATGAGATTCACATTACTCTACCGGAATTTACCTGTAAGTGTCCTTTTTCTGGCTATCCTGATTTTGCCACGATTAACATTACATACGTCCCTGACGAACGGGTAGTAGAGCTAAAAGCCATTAAACTTTATATTAATAGCTATCGCGATCGCTACATTTCTCACGAAGAGAGCGTCAATCAGATTCTCGATGACTTTGTGGCAGCTTGCGATCCTTTAGAAGCGCATATCAAAGGTGATTTTGCTCCTCGTGGTAACGTACATACAGTTGTTGAGGTACACCACCACCAAACCCCAGAAGCGTTTTGA
- a CDS encoding phasin family protein: MPGLGDIVQKAFYLGVGLASYASERATGKLAELRSQAQKLADELVAKGEMTADEAKRYVDDLMRQAQQPPTEVDGSKASSEPRRIEILSDDEEKPTTSTTQTTSEGNVDQLREQVQKLQDELRRLQRE, from the coding sequence ATGCCTGGTTTAGGGGATATCGTGCAAAAAGCGTTTTATCTCGGCGTTGGATTAGCTTCTTATGCCAGCGAGAGGGCGACAGGTAAGCTAGCAGAACTGCGATCGCAAGCTCAAAAACTGGCAGATGAGCTAGTAGCGAAGGGTGAGATGACCGCTGATGAAGCAAAGCGGTATGTGGATGATTTGATGAGGCAAGCTCAACAGCCACCAACTGAAGTAGATGGTAGTAAAGCTTCTAGCGAACCGCGTCGGATTGAAATTCTGTCCGATGATGAAGAAAAACCCACAACCTCAACGACTCAAACTACTAGCGAAGGTAATGTAGACCAGTTACGGGAGCAAGTACAAAAACTGCAAGACGAACTCAGGCGGCTGCAACGGGAGTAG
- a CDS encoding YciI family protein, protein MPWFVKIEKGIVDKTIFDQHVPAHKAYVRDLIDRGHRAKTGYWGCLGGGMMLFQANSMTEAEAIVAQDPLVKSGCVKYELYEWRIVVE, encoded by the coding sequence ATGCCTTGGTTTGTCAAGATTGAAAAAGGCATAGTTGACAAAACTATTTTTGACCAACACGTACCTGCCCATAAAGCTTACGTTCGCGATTTAATCGACCGAGGACACCGAGCCAAAACTGGTTATTGGGGGTGTTTGGGTGGCGGAATGATGCTGTTTCAGGCAAACTCCATGACTGAGGCTGAAGCAATTGTGGCACAAGACCCACTCGTAAAATCTGGTTGCGTCAAATACGAACTATACGAATGGCGAATTGTCGTTGAATGA
- a CDS encoding 2'-5' RNA ligase family protein has product MNTETSLFFVALLPPLDIQDYATQIKQYFATQYHSCAALKSPPHITLQPPFRWLNANTLALEECLWEFASERASIPITLNGFAAFPPRVIYIDVVRSAELLALQADLMAQLAAQLGIVDRISKTRPFAPHMTVGFKDLTRQNFRLAWQEFQPRQLYFEFTASCLTLLRHDGKKWQIQSEFSFGG; this is encoded by the coding sequence TTGAATACCGAAACCAGTTTATTCTTTGTTGCTCTACTACCTCCACTAGATATTCAAGACTATGCCACCCAGATTAAACAATATTTTGCCACGCAGTATCACAGCTGCGCCGCACTAAAATCTCCACCCCACATAACTTTGCAACCTCCGTTCAGGTGGTTAAATGCCAATACACTCGCTTTAGAAGAGTGCTTGTGGGAGTTTGCTAGCGAGCGCGCCTCAATTCCAATTACGCTCAATGGTTTTGCAGCGTTCCCTCCGCGCGTAATATATATAGACGTGGTGCGATCGGCTGAATTACTGGCTTTACAAGCCGATTTGATGGCGCAATTAGCAGCACAATTAGGAATTGTCGATCGCATATCCAAAACTCGTCCCTTTGCACCCCACATGACGGTGGGGTTTAAAGACTTAACCAGACAAAACTTTCGCCTAGCATGGCAAGAATTTCAGCCGCGACAACTCTACTTCGAGTTTACGGCTAGCTGTTTAACGCTACTGCGACACGACGGCAAAAAATGGCAGATTCAATCAGAATTTAGTTTTGGTGGTTAA
- a CDS encoding four-carbon acid sugar kinase family protein produces MATKPKIIVLDDDPTGSQTVHSCLLLTQWDVDTLRLGLQDDAPIFFVLTNTRSLPPDKAATVTKEVCHNLKLALAAEEIADFLIVSRSDSTLRGHYPIETDAIAEELGPFDAHFLVPAFFEGGRVTRDSVHYLIVDGVPTPVHETEFARDSVFGYTYSYLPDYVEEKTKGRIPALSVERFLLSEIRSGTDITNNFSTLERLMQLQENRCVVVDAETQDDLNRFATNVLNAASQGKRFLFRSAASLLTALAALPTQPVPAEAMSRYVRGGKPGAVIVGSHVKKTTQQLERLLQEPDIVGIEVDVAHLLEDSTTQKHQLRDRTLAKINSVHNSGKTPVVYTSRKELVFPDMQTRLQFGADVSALLMDIVKGLPSDIGFLISKGGITSNDVLSDGLALTSARLLGQILAGCSMVRTPVDHPQFPNLPVVLFPGNVGNTDALATIYRRLVTVT; encoded by the coding sequence ATGGCAACCAAACCGAAAATTATTGTCCTCGATGACGATCCTACAGGCTCTCAAACCGTCCACAGTTGCTTGTTGCTAACGCAGTGGGATGTCGATACTTTGCGGCTGGGGTTGCAAGATGACGCACCAATTTTCTTCGTGCTGACAAATACGCGATCGCTACCTCCCGATAAAGCTGCAACTGTGACTAAGGAAGTCTGCCACAATTTAAAACTAGCTTTGGCAGCGGAGGAAATTGCAGATTTTCTCATCGTCAGTCGTTCTGATTCTACATTACGGGGACATTACCCGATTGAAACCGATGCGATCGCTGAAGAACTGGGACCTTTTGACGCGCATTTTCTAGTTCCAGCTTTCTTTGAAGGCGGACGAGTCACCCGCGATAGCGTGCATTACTTAATTGTGGATGGCGTTCCCACTCCAGTTCATGAAACCGAATTTGCTCGCGATTCTGTCTTTGGTTATACATACAGTTATTTACCCGACTATGTGGAAGAGAAAACCAAAGGACGCATTCCCGCACTTTCAGTAGAAAGGTTTTTACTCTCAGAGATTCGCAGTGGTACAGATATTACGAATAATTTCTCCACTTTAGAAAGGTTAATGCAGCTCCAGGAAAATCGATGCGTTGTCGTTGATGCAGAGACGCAAGACGATCTCAATCGCTTTGCTACCAACGTCCTCAACGCCGCTAGCCAGGGAAAGCGCTTTTTGTTTCGCAGTGCAGCTAGCTTATTGACGGCTTTAGCAGCTCTACCAACTCAACCGGTTCCTGCTGAAGCGATGTCTCGATATGTACGGGGTGGAAAGCCAGGTGCAGTCATCGTTGGTTCTCATGTCAAGAAGACAACTCAACAGTTAGAAAGGTTGCTGCAAGAACCGGATATTGTCGGTATTGAAGTCGATGTAGCTCATTTGTTAGAAGATTCGACAACCCAAAAACACCAATTACGCGATCGCACTTTAGCAAAGATTAATTCTGTTCACAACTCTGGCAAAACTCCAGTTGTTTATACTAGCCGTAAAGAATTAGTCTTTCCAGACATGCAAACTCGCCTGCAATTTGGCGCGGATGTTTCAGCTCTGTTGATGGATATAGTCAAGGGTTTACCGTCAGATATTGGGTTTTTAATTAGCAAGGGTGGAATCACTTCCAACGATGTTTTAAGTGACGGACTCGCCCTGACTTCTGCCCGCTTGTTGGGACAAATTTTAGCTGGTTGCTCGATGGTACGCACACCAGTCGATCATCCGCAATTTCCTAATCTACCCGTAGTTTTATTTCCTGGGAATGTTGGCAATACCGATGCTTTAGCCACAATTTATCGCCGTCTGGTAACGGTTACTTAA
- the psbA gene encoding photosystem II q(b) protein has product MTTTLQRERSSSLWDRFCNWITSTENRIYVGWFGVLMIPTLLSATICFIIAFIAAPPVDIDGIREPVAGSLIYGNNIISGAVVPSSNAIGLHFYPIWEAASLDEWLYNGGPYQLVIFHFLIGCFCYMGRQWELSYRLGMRPWICVAYSAPLASATAVFLIYPLGQGSFSDGMPLGISGTFNFMLVFQAEHNILMHPFHQLGVAAVFGGSLFCAMHGSLVTSSLVRETTETESQNYGYKFGQEGETYNIVAAHGYFGRLIFQYASFNNSRSLHFFLGAWPVVGIWFTALGISTMAFNLNGFNFNQSILDSQGRVVNTWADVLNRANLGMEVMHERNAHNFPLDLASGEATPVALTAPAING; this is encoded by the coding sequence ATGACAACCACATTACAGCGCGAGCGCAGCTCCAGCCTGTGGGATCGGTTCTGCAACTGGATCACCAGCACTGAAAACCGCATTTATGTAGGTTGGTTCGGTGTATTGATGATTCCTACGTTGCTATCCGCTACCATCTGTTTCATCATTGCTTTTATTGCTGCTCCTCCAGTAGACATTGATGGCATCCGCGAACCAGTAGCAGGTTCGTTAATCTACGGCAACAACATCATCTCTGGTGCAGTTGTGCCTTCTTCTAACGCGATCGGTTTACACTTCTATCCGATCTGGGAAGCTGCTTCTTTAGATGAGTGGCTTTACAACGGTGGTCCTTACCAGTTGGTAATCTTCCACTTCTTGATCGGTTGTTTCTGCTACATGGGTCGTCAGTGGGAGTTGTCCTACCGCCTGGGTATGCGCCCTTGGATCTGCGTAGCTTACAGCGCTCCTTTGGCTTCCGCTACCGCAGTATTCTTAATCTACCCGCTCGGACAAGGCTCTTTCTCTGATGGTATGCCTTTGGGGATCAGCGGAACTTTCAACTTCATGTTGGTGTTCCAAGCCGAACACAATATCCTGATGCACCCCTTCCACCAGTTAGGTGTAGCAGCTGTATTTGGTGGTTCTCTGTTCTGCGCGATGCACGGTTCTCTCGTTACCTCTTCTCTGGTACGCGAAACCACCGAAACCGAATCTCAAAACTACGGTTACAAATTCGGACAAGAAGGAGAAACCTACAACATCGTTGCAGCTCACGGCTACTTCGGTCGTCTAATCTTCCAATACGCTTCCTTCAATAACAGCCGTTCCTTGCACTTCTTCTTGGGTGCTTGGCCCGTCGTCGGTATCTGGTTCACTGCATTAGGGATCAGCACCATGGCGTTCAACCTCAACGGCTTCAACTTCAACCAATCTATTCTTGATTCCCAAGGTCGTGTAGTCAACACCTGGGCTGACGTACTCAACCGCGCTAACCTGGGTATGGAAGTAATGCACGAGCGCAACGCTCACAACTTCCCACTCGATTTAGCTAGTGGTGAAGCTACTCCTGTTGCTTTAACCGCTCCTGCAATCAACGGTTAA
- the cofG gene encoding 7,8-didemethyl-8-hydroxy-5-deazariboflavin synthase subunit CofG — MTGTVTYSPAYTLVPTYECFNRCSYCNFRTDPGQSAWMTLESAAKILRGLQKQDVCEILILSGEVHPRSPHRNAWFERIYQLCQLALELGFLPHTNAGPLSFAEMERLKTVNVSMGLMLEQLTPELLQTVHRHAPSKIPQLRLQQLEWAGKLQIPFTTGLLLGIGETETDWWDTLEAIATLQRRWGHIQEVILQPHSPGSQQSFAAPAFNPHQMPEVISKAREILPLDMTIQIPPNLVLDPQWLLACIEAGARDLGGISPKDEVNPDYPHLSAPKLIKILEPAGWQLVPRLPIYSQYDRWLTSQLQTSVRQWRRKS, encoded by the coding sequence ATGACTGGTACTGTCACCTATAGCCCTGCTTATACCTTAGTTCCAACTTACGAATGCTTTAATCGCTGTAGTTACTGCAACTTTCGTACCGATCCCGGTCAAAGTGCTTGGATGACATTAGAATCAGCAGCCAAGATTCTGAGGGGACTGCAAAAGCAAGACGTATGCGAAATCTTGATTTTAAGCGGTGAAGTACATCCGCGATCGCCCCATCGAAATGCTTGGTTTGAAAGAATTTACCAGTTGTGCCAACTTGCTTTAGAACTGGGTTTTTTACCCCATACCAATGCCGGACCATTAAGTTTTGCGGAGATGGAACGCCTTAAAACTGTCAATGTTTCAATGGGATTGATGTTGGAACAATTGACACCAGAATTGTTACAAACAGTACATCGACACGCACCTAGTAAAATTCCCCAATTGAGATTGCAACAATTAGAATGGGCGGGAAAATTACAGATTCCGTTTACGACTGGGTTATTACTAGGAATAGGAGAAACCGAAACAGATTGGTGGGATACATTAGAGGCGATCGCCACACTACAGCGACGCTGGGGACATATACAAGAAGTCATATTGCAGCCTCACAGTCCTGGTAGCCAGCAAAGCTTCGCTGCACCAGCTTTTAACCCGCATCAAATGCCAGAAGTTATTAGCAAAGCTAGGGAAATTTTACCTTTAGATATGACAATTCAAATTCCCCCTAATTTAGTGCTAGATCCTCAATGGCTGTTAGCCTGTATAGAAGCTGGTGCTAGAGATTTAGGCGGAATTAGTCCTAAAGATGAAGTTAACCCCGATTATCCCCATCTTTCTGCACCAAAATTAATCAAAATTCTAGAACCCGCAGGATGGCAACTCGTACCCCGATTACCTATATATTCTCAATATGACCGTTGGCTGACATCGCAGTTGCAAACATCTGTAAGACAATGGCGACGTAAGTCGTAA